Below is a window of Paraburkholderia azotifigens DNA.
ATTCCGCAACGGCGCGGCATCGCCTCGTCCGCGACCGGGTCGTCGCCGATGTGAGCCATGCGGGCAAGGGGAACACTGGCGGCCTCGGACACCGCCGCGAAGATCGTTCCGTCACGCTTCGTGAGTTGCAGGTCGGCGCTCGTATGGATCGCATCCCATTGAAGGCAGGGTGGACAGACGGCCAAGATCAGTTGACGGAGCGCATCGCCCGACAGGCTCGTATCGCTCACCACGCGCAGCGACACGCCGCCGGCGTGCAGCCGTTCGAGTTCGCGTATCAGCGCAAGGTTCGGCACGAGACATTCGCGTTCCACCGCGAGTTCGCATGCGATCCATTCCGGCACGAACGCGGTATCGAGATGAACGAGTTCCAGCAGGCTCGATGCGATGCTTTCGAGGCGCACCTCGCCATGTCCGGCAACATTGCGCGCACGGAAAGCCAGCTGCTCGATCTGGCGGCGGCGCTGGGCGAGCGCATGGGGCGCGAGCCGGTCCGGACGCAGTTCGAGACGCTCGCAAAACAGCCCGGCTGTTTTCAACAGGCGTTGCTCCAGCGATACGGGCTTACGCAGCAGAAGCGTATCGAAGGCATCGACGCAAAGCAGGGTGCTGTGCGCTTCTTGCAGCAACCATGGGAGAGACTTCACGAATGGCCATCCTCTCAGCAATCAAGCTGTATCTGATTCATTGGCTTCCTGAGCGGCTCTTTTCTTCACGTCGAGCCGCGGAGCTCTGGTTTCCGGTCCCGTCGATGCCGGACGAGGATGCGCCAGCACGACTTTGCGGTTCATTGTGAACAATGAAGGGAGGTGTGTTTGTGCGAGGGCGTACGCTGCACGGGCTATTTGCCCGCCTTGCGCCGACCCGTGACGGGAGCGCTATCGGCCGGCTTTCCGTTCTCGGCTCACGACGTTTGCGAGGTCAGTTTTCGGTCACGGGCGCCCGTGCTTGCGACGCCGAGCGTTCGCTCGCGTCGAAGCTCGGTTGCAGAAAACGGACGACCTCGGCATCTGTGACCGGTTTGATCTGCAGTCCGAATGCCGCATTGAGCGAGAGGACGAGGTGCTGCGCCCAAAGGGTATTCCAGACCACGCCCGCGTGGCCGTCGGAGGTGGCCGCGTTGTGCGGATCGTCGCCCGAGGTGTTGGAGATCGCCCAGCCGGGCGACAGATGCACCGTCTTGTAGGCGGGCCGCCCGTGGTCGTCGCGCGTGCCCCACAGACGGGCGAACCACGCGCGATCGCCAAGGAAGGCGACATGCCGGTCCGTCGCGGCCAGCTTGCGCAAGCCGGCGTCGAAACGGTTCAGACCGGCATCGATATTGGCGATCGCCTGCGCGGACTGCCAGCTGTCGAATTCGCCCGACCAGTCCGCATTGCTGAGCACGCCGATGAGCAGCACATTGGTATCCGGGTGATGCTTGCGGATCAGTTCGACGGCCTTGCCGATTTCGCCGATGCAGCCGTTGATCTTCGACGTCGTCAGCGGGCCGTTGGGATCGCGGGACATGTCGTCGAGCACGTCGTGCGCACCGACATCGTTGATGCCGATCCGGATCAGCACGACGCCGCCTCTCCAGGCTTGCGGCTCCGTATCCATCAAGGCGACGAGCCGGGTCGCCTGGCGCATGGGCGGTCCCATCAGCTGATTGCACCACGCGCCGCTGATCGCGAAGTTGTAGCGGTAGTCTTCTTTGGCAGGCGCGCGGCCGAGGCGCCCGAAAGCGTCGTCGATATACGCGCGATACCGGTTGGTGCCCCATGCGCCCCATTGGCCCTGGTCGATCTGGTCGCCCCGCAGCCGCGCGAGGACTTCCGTCCATTGCCATGTGGTCGCGCGATAGGCCCCGCCCCGCGCATTGGGCTCGGCAGCCCGCAGTGTGTCGTGATAGGACTGGCTGTCGGAATCGCCGAGCACGGCGAGCCGGATTCTGCCGGGCGGCAACGGGGTTGCGCCCGCGACTGTGGCAGCCGGCCGGCGAAACAGGTCGGCCCCGGCCAGCCTGACGTAAATCAGGCCGGCCAGCGTCAGACCACCGAGGAACACGAGCAGCAGCGCTCTTCGCAAACGGGACATGGTCCGAGCACCTTATCGGGAACTACGCACTGAGGCGTGAAGCGGGCGGGGCGTCCGTCTCGCCGGAAACGGCGGCCGCGCGTGTCCCGGCTTCCGTTCCCGCCAGACGCGCCCGCAACTGCTTGCCGATCACGGCGGCGCCCGCCGAGCGGAAGATCTGGTCGTGCATGCCCGGCACCTCGGTGACGACCAGCTTGCCCGTCACCACGGGGCGCCATCCCAGTTCATGCGCGAACAGACGTCCCCTCAGCACCTGGGCACTGCGGAAGACCTGAACCTCGCCGTCGTACGAAGGCGGGCGATGCCGCGCCTGCTGGGCCAGCAGATACTCGATGTACCAGCGGTTCTCGGCCACCTTATGCTCCGAAGCATCGCCGTGTATCAGCCCGAGCCTGAGCGCCAGGTCGGCGATACCTAGCACGCGAACGATCCGGTACTGCTTGAGGAACGAGACCATCGACATCTCGCCACGCATCGCCTTGCGGAAGTCGCGCGGGATATTGTCCGCACGTACCTGCAGCTTGCGCAATTGCCTGTCGTACCAGGGCATCGACTCGCGATAACCGGGACACCAGGAATCGTTGAGAACCACGAGTTCCACCGTCTCGCCTTCGCGCTTCAGCTGTTGTGCCGCTTCGAGCGCGATCGCACCCAGCACGCAGTGCCCCATGAGGATATACGGGCCGTGGGGCCGCGCCAGCCGGATCAGCCGCACGGCATCGGCGGCGATGTCCTGGAACGCGCGCTGCGGGAAATCGCGCGGCTCGCCTTCGGGCACCATCGGGATGTCGATGAGCGGCCGTTCATCGCCGATCTGCCGGGCCAGTTCGTAGAACACCGCTGTGTTGTTGAGCGCGATGATGGGCGTGCCGGGCGCATTCTCGTTGTAGCGCACGATATTGCGCGCTTTCGCCGCCAGTTCCGCGCGGCTCATGAAGCCGCTGACGCCGACCCCTTCGATGCCCGCCGTGTCTTTCCGTGGAGCGGGCGCGGGTGCGGCGCGCGCGCCGATCTCGACGGTTTCGAGCACGCTGCGCCACTTCGCCAGATAAGCGTCGATCGTGCCGATGTCGTACAGGTCCGTGTCGCCTTCACAGGAAATGCGCCAGCCTTCGGGACGCCGCACCATGAAGAAGTTGAGGTCGTACAGCGCGCCCGCGTTGAACGAGGGCGACGTCGTCGCGGCGAAGTCCTGTTTGCGGACTTCGTCGCCGACGCCGACGAAGCTCTGCTGCAACGCGAAGTTGACCGAGCAGAGCGGCGGGCGATCCGCATTCGACACCTCACCCGCCATCTCCATCATCTCTTCGAACGGCAGGTGCAGATGAGCGATGGCGTCGCTGAGCTTCGCGCCGCACTGCGCAGTGACGGACGCCACGCTGCTGCCGGGCTGAACGTCGAGGCACAGTAGCACCGTGTTGATCAGCGGTCCGACGACGCCTTCGAGTTCCTGCTGGTCGCGCACCGACATCTGCGTGCCCATGACCACGCGTGTGCGGCCGCCTGCCGGCTGCAGCGCCATCGCGAGACTCGCAGCCGCCACGCTGAACAGCGTCACGCCCTGCGCTTTGGCGGCCGCGATCAGACGCTCGCTCAGCGCGGCGGGCAGCAGAATGGAGCGGATGACGCCCTGAAAGCGTCGCTCCTGCGCACGGGGACGATCGCCGGGCACGTCGAAGCGGCTGAAATCGCGCAGCTCGTTGCGCCAATGGGTGCGCGCGCGATCGAGCGCGCCGCTGGCGAGGAACTCTTCCTTCCACAGCGCGTAATCGCCGTGGTGAAGATCGACCTCGGCGAATGCGGGATCGTGACCGGCATGCAGGGCGGCCAGGCCCTCGACGAGTTCGCGCACGAGGATCGCAAATGACCAGCCGTCCATGACGAGCGAATGGAAGGTCAGCTGCAGTTCACCTTGCGTGTCCGATCCCGGCAGCCACACGGCCCTGAAAAACGAGCGCGACGACAGTTCGAACGGCGTGCGCGCCTGCAGTCCACCGACACGCTCGCCTTCCGCAAGTCGGGCCTTCTCGTCGACGCCCTTCAGGTCGATCACTTCGAGCCGGAAGGGCGCGTGACTCCACACCTGCTGACGCAGCCCCGCACCCGTCATCAGGAAGCCCGTGCGCAGTATTTCGTGGCGCCCGATCAGCTCGCCGAGCACGCGCTCGATGCTGGCGGCATCGAGCGGCCCCGACAGTTGCAGCCGAAACGCGATGTTCAGCGCGGAGGCCTTCGGCGACGCCTTCTGCTCATGCCAGTACCGCACCTGGCAGGCC
It encodes the following:
- a CDS encoding SGNH/GDSL hydrolase family protein, encoding MSRLRRALLLVFLGGLTLAGLIYVRLAGADLFRRPAATVAGATPLPPGRIRLAVLGDSDSQSYHDTLRAAEPNARGGAYRATTWQWTEVLARLRGDQIDQGQWGAWGTNRYRAYIDDAFGRLGRAPAKEDYRYNFAISGAWCNQLMGPPMRQATRLVALMDTEPQAWRGGVVLIRIGINDVGAHDVLDDMSRDPNGPLTTSKINGCIGEIGKAVELIRKHHPDTNVLLIGVLSNADWSGEFDSWQSAQAIANIDAGLNRFDAGLRKLAATDRHVAFLGDRAWFARLWGTRDDHGRPAYKTVHLSPGWAISNTSGDDPHNAATSDGHAGVVWNTLWAQHLVLSLNAAFGLQIKPVTDAEVVRFLQPSFDASERSASQARAPVTEN
- a CDS encoding condensation domain-containing protein translates to MNGTALKIAPTQEVEAGHALFPATACQVRYWHEQKASPKASALNIAFRLQLSGPLDAASIERVLGELIGRHEILRTGFLMTGAGLRQQVWSHAPFRLEVIDLKGVDEKARLAEGERVGGLQARTPFELSSRSFFRAVWLPGSDTQGELQLTFHSLVMDGWSFAILVRELVEGLAALHAGHDPAFAEVDLHHGDYALWKEEFLASGALDRARTHWRNELRDFSRFDVPGDRPRAQERRFQGVIRSILLPAALSERLIAAAKAQGVTLFSVAAASLAMALQPAGGRTRVVMGTQMSVRDQQELEGVVGPLINTVLLCLDVQPGSSVASVTAQCGAKLSDAIAHLHLPFEEMMEMAGEVSNADRPPLCSVNFALQQSFVGVGDEVRKQDFAATTSPSFNAGALYDLNFFMVRRPEGWRISCEGDTDLYDIGTIDAYLAKWRSVLETVEIGARAAPAPAPRKDTAGIEGVGVSGFMSRAELAAKARNIVRYNENAPGTPIIALNNTAVFYELARQIGDERPLIDIPMVPEGEPRDFPQRAFQDIAADAVRLIRLARPHGPYILMGHCVLGAIALEAAQQLKREGETVELVVLNDSWCPGYRESMPWYDRQLRKLQVRADNIPRDFRKAMRGEMSMVSFLKQYRIVRVLGIADLALRLGLIHGDASEHKVAENRWYIEYLLAQQARHRPPSYDGEVQVFRSAQVLRGRLFAHELGWRPVVTGKLVVTEVPGMHDQIFRSAGAAVIGKQLRARLAGTEAGTRAAAVSGETDAPPASRLSA